In Methanocalculus alkaliphilus, one DNA window encodes the following:
- a CDS encoding thiamine pyrophosphate-dependent enzyme: MVDKSIENFECGHRACGGCGAATAVRMILKGAGEDVIVVSPTGCLEVFTTPYPETAWKVPWIHSLFENAAAVASGIEASLKRQGRSEKVLVIGGDGATVDIGMLCLSGAFERNHDITYICYDNEAYMNTGIQRSGATPFDASTSTSPAGSCSMGNKHAKKDVPAILAAHGSPYVATASLSYPTDLMKKVETAVNTPGATYIQVHAPCCTGWGFEGDQTVAVGKLAIETGLWVNYEMINGVVKKAKKVKRKPVEEYLSVQKRFRHLFKPKRNEEEIAKIQAIADANAAKFGIDI, from the coding sequence ATGGTCGATAAAAGTATTGAAAACTTCGAGTGTGGTCACCGGGCCTGTGGCGGGTGCGGTGCGGCAACCGCTGTACGGATGATCCTCAAAGGCGCCGGGGAGGATGTCATCGTCGTCTCCCCGACCGGATGTCTTGAGGTCTTTACGACACCCTACCCGGAAACAGCATGGAAGGTCCCCTGGATCCACTCACTCTTTGAAAATGCCGCAGCCGTCGCTTCAGGAATCGAGGCCTCACTCAAACGGCAGGGGCGCAGCGAGAAGGTTCTTGTCATCGGTGGCGACGGGGCAACGGTCGATATCGGGATGCTCTGCCTCTCGGGGGCCTTTGAGCGGAACCACGACATCACCTACATCTGCTATGACAATGAGGCGTACATGAACACCGGGATCCAGCGATCCGGGGCAACACCCTTTGATGCAAGCACATCAACAAGTCCGGCAGGGTCCTGTTCGATGGGGAACAAACATGCAAAGAAGGATGTTCCGGCTATCCTTGCCGCTCATGGATCACCATATGTCGCAACCGCTTCACTCTCATACCCGACCGACCTCATGAAGAAGGTTGAGACTGCCGTCAACACCCCCGGAGCCACATATATCCAGGTTCATGCACCATGCTGTACCGGGTGGGGCTTTGAGGGTGATCAGACGGTGGCTGTCGGAAAGCTTGCCATCGAGACCGGTCTCTGGGTAAACTATGAGATGATCAATGGTGTTGTCAAGAAAGCGAAGAAGGTGAAGAGGAAGCCGGTCGAGGAGTATCTCTCAGTCCAGAAACGGTTCCGCCACCTCTTCAAGCCAAAGAGAAACGAAGAAGAGATCGCAAAGATCCAGGCGATCGCGGATGCAAATGCCGCAAAATTTGGGATCGATATTTAG
- a CDS encoding DUF5803 family protein: protein MQSPHRDRCNIACLALCLAALILIVPVSAQDAVFTVYENGTGYSAVIGIVDAEEYRFTEPGLLGEAVPIQARNISLTDGSGDVVLSADEESRITFPRGDYLLFYEGTLSGNSFAAVFSDRHNITVFLPEGYDVRNPLLGYVSQGGKTTVVDGGLMITWEKTRYADIRYYDETREVILYAFGTIWIMLMIILLFGYYAMRVSTKE from the coding sequence ATGCAGTCCCCCCATCGAGATCGATGCAACATTGCCTGCCTTGCTCTCTGCCTTGCAGCTCTGATACTGATCGTTCCTGTATCTGCTCAGGATGCCGTATTTACGGTGTATGAGAACGGAACAGGGTACTCGGCAGTAATCGGGATAGTGGATGCCGAGGAGTACCGGTTCACAGAACCCGGCCTCCTCGGGGAAGCAGTTCCGATCCAGGCACGCAACATCAGTCTTACTGACGGTTCAGGAGACGTGGTACTCTCAGCAGATGAAGAGTCGAGGATCACCTTCCCGAGGGGGGATTATCTGCTCTTCTATGAAGGAACGCTCTCTGGTAACTCGTTTGCCGCCGTCTTTTCCGATCGGCATAATATCACGGTCTTTCTCCCGGAAGGGTATGATGTCAGAAACCCGCTCCTTGGATATGTGAGCCAGGGTGGAAAGACAACGGTCGTTGACGGGGGTCTTATGATCACCTGGGAGAAGACCCGGTATGCCGACATTCGTTATTATGATGAGACCAGGGAGGTCATCCTCTATGCTTTTGGAACCATCTGGATAATGCTGATGATCATTCTCCTCTTCGGCTATTATGCGATGAGGGTGAGTACAAAAGAGTAG
- the thrC gene encoding threonine synthase, with the protein MHRLVCIHCHTHYPPDAIIYTCSACGHLLTVEYDIDSISVSHSDLLSRPLSVWRYRELLPVNIPPVTLQEGGTPLYHLKRIGEEIGLKNLYAKHEGMNPTGSFKDRGMTLGVSMAIQLNMKMVACASTGNTSASLAAYAARAGIPSVVLLPSGKVAIGKVAQALMHGARVISINGNFDRALEMVHELCISHGIYLLNSVNPYRLEGQKTIGYEVIDQLGYLPDRIVLPVGNAGNISAVYKGLTEWRDLGWIDTIPKMTGIQAAGSAPVVRAIQGDLPSVVPDASPETIATAIRIGAPVNGEKALIAIRKTGGIAESVTDEEILSMQRDLARLEGIGVEPASAASVAGIRKLREMGMIDSDEEIVCVVTGHLLKDPQTVIAQCSPPIEIDATLPALLSALQL; encoded by the coding sequence ATGCATCGTCTCGTCTGCATCCATTGCCACACCCACTATCCACCGGATGCGATCATATACACCTGCTCTGCATGCGGCCACCTCCTGACGGTCGAGTATGATATTGATAGCATCTCTGTCTCACACTCGGATCTCCTCTCACGGCCGCTCTCGGTCTGGCGGTACCGGGAACTTCTCCCGGTCAATATTCCGCCGGTGACGTTGCAGGAGGGGGGCACACCTCTCTACCATCTCAAGCGGATTGGTGAAGAGATTGGCCTTAAAAATCTTTATGCCAAGCATGAGGGGATGAACCCGACCGGCTCATTCAAGGATCGCGGGATGACACTCGGTGTCTCGATGGCCATCCAGCTGAATATGAAGATGGTCGCCTGTGCCAGTACAGGAAATACCTCTGCCAGCCTTGCTGCATATGCTGCACGGGCAGGCATCCCTTCGGTTGTCCTCCTTCCTTCAGGAAAGGTTGCCATCGGGAAGGTTGCCCAGGCCCTGATGCATGGGGCGCGGGTTATATCGATCAACGGCAACTTCGACCGCGCCCTTGAGATGGTCCATGAACTCTGTATCTCGCATGGCATCTATCTTCTCAACTCGGTGAACCCATACCGGCTGGAGGGGCAGAAGACCATCGGATACGAGGTGATCGATCAGCTCGGCTATCTTCCGGATCGAATCGTCCTTCCCGTCGGGAATGCCGGTAATATCTCAGCAGTCTATAAAGGACTTACTGAATGGCGCGATCTCGGCTGGATCGATACGATCCCGAAGATGACTGGTATCCAGGCAGCAGGATCCGCACCTGTTGTCCGTGCGATCCAGGGCGATCTCCCTTCAGTGGTCCCTGATGCCTCACCGGAGACGATTGCGACCGCAATACGGATCGGCGCCCCGGTAAATGGTGAGAAGGCACTCATTGCCATCAGGAAGACCGGCGGTATCGCAGAGTCCGTGACCGATGAAGAGATCCTCTCGATGCAGCGGGACCTTGCCCGGCTTGAGGGGATCGGTGTTGAACCGGCTTCGGCCGCATCGGTCGCCGGCATCAGAAAACTCAGGGAGATGGGGATGATCGATTCTGACGAAGAGATCGTCTGTGTCGTGACCGGCCACCTCCTCAAAGATCCCCAGACGGTGATAGCTCAATGCAGTCCCCCCATCGAGATCGATGCAACATTGCCTGCCTTGCTCTCTGCCTTGCAGCTCTGA